GGCTTCCAAATCCGGCGGTGTTGCAGCTGCGCCTCGAAAAAACAGGCAAGCGCATTCTGCCGGGCGAATATGTCCTTGTTTGCGCGTTGTTGGTTGCCGCGGTTTCTTTTCTTTCGGCCAAACTGTTCGACCTTCCGGGCCTGCTTGTGCTTGCGATGGGAGCCTTTGCCGGCATTACGCTTCCCCATCTTGCCATTGGTTTTTTGATTACGCGGCGCATAACCCGTTTCACCAGCCTTTTTCCAGATGCGATCGATCTGATCGTGCGTGGCTTGAAATCGGGATTGCCAGTTTCGGACTCGATTGCTGCGGTAGGCCGGGAGATTGGCGACCCGGTCGGTTTGGAGTTTTGCCGGATCGACGAGCATATGCGCATGGGGCAAACCCTGGAAGAAGCCCTGCACAATGCGGCAAAACGGATCGACACGGCCGAGTTCAAGTTTTTCGTCATCAGCTTGTCGGTTCAGCGTGAGACGGGGGGGAACCTGACAGAAACCCTGGAAAATCTTTCTGACATTCTGCGTCGCCGCCGTCAGATGAAATTGAAGGTGCGCGCCATGTCGTCGGAAGCGCGCGCCAGTGCCTACATCATCGGTTCCTTACCGTTTTTGATGTTCACCATTCTGTACCTTTTAAACCCTGAATATGTCATGACGCTTTTTGTTGATCCGCGAGGAAAAATTCTATTGGGTGCGGGCCTTGGCAGCATGGGCCTCGGGGTTCTTGTCATGATGAAGATGGTGAGGTTCCAAATCTGATGTGGATTGATCGCATCCCCTTTGACATGGCACCAGAGGATTTTATTGCCTTGCTGGGCGCGGCGGCGGCCATGGTTAGCGTGATGGCCGTTTGGGCGGGGCTGGTCGCCCGGAACCCGATGGCAGCGCGTGCGCGCAATTTGTTGGCACATCGAAGTGAACTTCGGGCGGGATTGCTTGCCGCCCCGCGCCGCCATGAGCGGCGGGAGTTTGGCGTTGGGCTAATGCACCGGGTTGTGGAGCGGCTCAATCTCATGCGCTCCGATCAGATCAGGAAAGTCACACGGCGTCTTTCTCAGGCGGGTTGGCGGCGGCGCGATGCGCTGGTCATCTACCTGTTCTTGAAAGTGGCGTTGCCGCTTGTTTTCGGAATTGTTGCCGCCTTTCTGATTTATGGTGTCGGTGTTTTTGGAGACGCGCCGATGTTCAATCTTGTCTTTGCGCTGGCGGCGGTTCTGGCGGGCGCTTTCGCGCCGGAACTTGCCGTAAAAAACAAGATCGGGCATCGCCAGCAGCAAATCCGCCTGGCCATGCCGGATGGGCTCGACCTGATGGTTATCTGCGCGGAAGCGGGGTTAAGCCTGGACGCGATGCTGGAACGTGTCTCGCGGGAACTTTCGCTTTCCTGGGTTGAACTTGCTGACGAACTTAGTTTTACGGTTATCGAACTTGGCTTTCTGCCACAACGCAGAGAAGCGCTGGATCATTTAACAATCCGGGCGGGGATTTCTGAAATTCGGGCACTTACGAACACGCTGGCCCAAACGGAAAAATACGGCACGCCGCTTTCCCATTCTCTCCGTGTGCTGGCGAAAGAATTTCGCGATGAACGCCTAACCCGGGCAGAAGAAAAGGCGGCGCGGCTTCCGGCTGTTCTTACTGTGCCGATGATTGTTTTTATTCTTCCGGCGCTTTTTATTGTGTTGATCGGGCCTGCCGTCCTCAACGTGCTCGACGGCCTTGGCGGCATGAAATGAGGTGGGGGGCGTTACCGGGTGGTGTCGGCATCCCTATGGCGGGTCATGGCGCTGTTGGTTCTGTCCGCATCGGAAAGGGTCTGCAAATGGCGGTAATAGGCAAGATTGTTTTGCACCACCGCTTCGCTGGCATCGATGCGCCCAACTCTTTCCGCGGCCTTGAAATCACCCGCCAGCCCATAAGCAAGCGCCAGGTTTTGCCGTTCGCGCGGCGTTGCTTTGGTGTCGGCGGCGACGTCTTTCAAAAGTGCGATTGCCGCATCGTAATTTCCGGAAAAGGCCAGGGAAAGGCCAAGATTGTTGCGAGCGGAGATGCTATCGGGGCTGCGCGCAAGGGCTTTCCGGTAGTAAATTTGCGCGGCTTTATGGGCACCGGCATGGTCGCGCGCCACGCCCATCCCGTTGAGGGCGGAGACGTTTGCCGGATTCAGTTGCGAGAGCTTTTCGAAGGCCTCGAACGCCAATTGCGGCTGATTGAGACCAAGGAGCGTGCGCGCAAGTGCCTTAAGGGCGCGGGCATGGTTTGGGTCAATGTCCAGCACGGCGCGGAACGCCTCGGCCGCTTTGGAAGGGGCGTTGGCGGCCCGCAGGGTGATGCCAAGTTCGAACAGGGGTTCCGTTCGCTGGGGGTCGCGATCATGGGCGCGTTGATAAATGCCGGCTGCCGAGGCCAGATTGCCACTGGCGCGGGTGGTGCCAGCTATTCGCAGGAGGGTGTCCACCGAGGTTGCCTCCACCGCCTTTGGGCTCGGCGTCGGTTGTTGCCTGCCTTCGTCCGATGCGCAGGCGGCCACAAGAAAGACAAGGCCGATCGGCCCAAGCTTCATGGCTGGGGACAGCCGGGAGAGACATTTTTTCAACCAGATCATGGCGGGGCAAGTGTAACGTCTGCTCCCTTGCTGAATGGTAAACAGCGATGTTGAAAATCACGGAATTTGCGTGGAATTTTCGCAAACTGCGGCGATGCCGGTCGGG
The Rhodospirillaceae bacterium DNA segment above includes these coding regions:
- a CDS encoding pilus assembly protein TadB, with the translated sequence MGAFVGSDDFLMLVVLLGVGGALMVLALGVLGINTRRRLDRRIKKISHRIEMASEVEPKAGIKRGQIYSSIGAFDRLLRRWLPNPAVLQLRLEKTGKRILPGEYVLVCALLVAAVSFLSAKLFDLPGLLVLAMGAFAGITLPHLAIGFLITRRITRFTSLFPDAIDLIVRGLKSGLPVSDSIAAVGREIGDPVGLEFCRIDEHMRMGQTLEEALHNAAKRIDTAEFKFFVISLSVQRETGGNLTETLENLSDILRRRRQMKLKVRAMSSEARASAYIIGSLPFLMFTILYLLNPEYVMTLFVDPRGKILLGAGLGSMGLGVLVMMKMVRFQI
- a CDS encoding pilus assembly protein TadC, whose product is MWIDRIPFDMAPEDFIALLGAAAAMVSVMAVWAGLVARNPMAARARNLLAHRSELRAGLLAAPRRHERREFGVGLMHRVVERLNLMRSDQIRKVTRRLSQAGWRRRDALVIYLFLKVALPLVFGIVAAFLIYGVGVFGDAPMFNLVFALAAVLAGAFAPELAVKNKIGHRQQQIRLAMPDGLDLMVICAEAGLSLDAMLERVSRELSLSWVELADELSFTVIELGFLPQRREALDHLTIRAGISEIRALTNTLAQTEKYGTPLSHSLRVLAKEFRDERLTRAEEKAARLPAVLTVPMIVFILPALFIVLIGPAVLNVLDGLGGMK